CTAACGAACAAAAAACGAAAATAGACGCAGTGCGTAGTGCATCTCGTCAGCAGATGGATGCAATCTTAACCGCAGAACAACGTCAGCAGATGCAGCAACGTCGTCCAGGCGGCCCTGGCGGTTTTGGTGGCCCTGGTGGCGCTCAACCTCCACAGTAGTGACATTACTCCAAATGCGATAAGTGCAAAGTTGGAAAACTACGGGCTTATCGCTCAATCTTTAAAAAATAACATGAAATCTAATTTCGCTGTAACTGCAAGTAAGCAGATCTCAAAATTCCAACTGGTAACACTCCTAACTGGTGCAGTTTCTTTGATGTTATCAGTTGTTACTATTCCAGCAGCCTTTGCACAATCAAATACGCCTCTGCAAGTGCATCAACAGTTGCCTCAACAGAACAACGTGAAGCAGATGTCTAAGCAACAAATTCGCTCAACAAACAATAGCATCACAACACAACGAACAAAGAAACAGCAAGTAAATCGCTTGTCTCAACAACAACTCCAGAAACATCGTTCATTGCATCCCGCAAGAACACAAACCCAACATTAGAAAGAATTGCAGAGACACAACATCAGCATACATAATTCGTGTCTCTGTTTTACATACATCAACGTTTAAGTTCGCACTTTTTTTGTCGTATGAAAAAAAACTATCGGAAAAGAATCTCACTAACGTCTGTGCTGAACCGACGAGAGGTGCTTGGCTTCATTGGGGGAACAGCCGCCGTATCAATTGTAGGATGTGTACGCGGGCAGTCTGCATCAGGAGAACCACCGAGTTCAACTCAAACATTGACTGAGGATGCGATATCTTCTCAAGACGCTACGCAAACAAGAAGCTCTGCACTACGCGCAGGCTACGCCAACGCTAACGCAACTACTCCAAACTGTATCGTCAGACCCCAGCAAACGGAAGGGCCATACTTCATTGATGAGAAGATCAATCGCTCTGATATTCGTTCAGATCTCTCAGACGGTGCGGTGAAACCAGGTGTACCTTTGCGTCTAATTTTTCATGTCTCTCAAATTGATAATCGCTCTTGTACGCCTCTAAGTAATGCCACCGTAGACATTTGGCACTGTGATGCAATGGGATCTTATTCAGATGTTAGCGATCGCCGTTTTAGTACTGTCGGTCAAAAGTTCTTGCGTGGCTATCAAGTAACAGATGCAAATGGAACTGTCGAATTCCTGACAATTTATCCTGGCTGGTATCCAGGTAGAACAGTCCATATTCACTTTAAAATTCGCACTGATTCTGCATCACAAGGTAGTTATGAATTTACCTCACAGCTTTACTTTGATGATTCTCTCACAGATCAAATCCATGCTCAAACGCCTTATGCAGCAAAGGGTCAGCGTACTATAAATAATGATCGAGATGGCATCTTTCAAGATAATGGTGAGCAATTAATGCTCCAAGTGACTAAAGATGCCCAAGGCTATATGGGTACGTTTGGTATAGGGCTTCAGATGTCTTGAAAAACGCTGTTAAGTAGCTTCACCTTAAAAATTATCAAACCATTACTCCCCCTCCCTGTTCACGGGGAGGGGGCTGGGGTTTTACCATTAATTATCTAGACATACTTACTGTTGAAACTGTTGTGCATAAAATCTGGCATAACGACCTGCTTGATCTAATAATTGATCGTGGGTTCCTGATTCTACAATTTGACCCTTTTCTAATACTAAAATTCTGTCAGCACGACGCACTGTGGCAAGCCTATGAGCAATAATAAACACTGTGCGGTCTTGCATAATTCGCTCTAGTGCTTCTTGTACCAAAGCTTCTGATTCTGAATCTAATGCTGATGTAGCTTCATCAAGGATTAAAATTCTAGGATTAAGTAATACAGCACGGGCGATCGCAATTCGCTGTTTTTGTCCCCCAGATAAATTCACACCTCTTTCTCCTACCCAGGTATAATATCCCTGTGTAAGTTGAGTAATAAATTGATCCGCGTTAGCAATCTTCGCTGCTGCTTGTACTGCTTCAATATCAAACTCACTTTGACCAAAAGCAATATTTTGAGCAATAGTCCCAGAAAATAAAATAGTTTCTTGAGGAACTATCCCAATTTGTCGTCTTAAACTGCGTATTGTGACATCCTTGATATTAATGCCATCAATTAAAATTTCACCTGCTTGAGGATCGTAAAAGCGTGGTAATAAATTTACTAAGGTAGTTTTACCAGCACCAGACGCGCCTACTAAAGCAATCATTTCTCCTGGCATTGCTAACAAATTTAAGTTTTGCAGCACAGGTAGATCGGATGTAGGATGATGATCTAAATCTTCAGTTGCATTTTTGGCATTTGCTCTGGAATAGTAAGCAAAGGTAACGTTGCAGTATTCTACTTTACCTGTAACTTGCGGAAGTGTGATCGCCTGATTTTTTTCTACTACAGTTGGCTGAATTGCCAACAGTTCAAATATTCTATCTACAGATGCTTCACCTTGTTTAAATTCGTTATAGTTGCTAGTTACTAAACCAATTGGATCAATTAATAATGCAACTGCTGCTCCATAACTAACAAAACCACTACCTGTTAAGTTATTTTGAGAAATTTGCCAGCCACCCATTAAAAACAACAACAGCACACTCATGGCTTCTAAAAAGCCAACAACCGGAAATTGAATTGCTTTGAGTCGTTCAGCGTTATACTTTGCTTGACGGTTACGTTCTGCTTCTTGGCTAAACTGCGCTAGGGCGTAATCTTCAGCAGCAAAAGCTTGTACTAAACGGATACCACTAAAAAACTCTGTTAGCAATGATGCTAAATCAGAAACAAGATTTTGGCTGCGGCGAGAAAACTTGCGTAACTGTTCCCCAAACCAACCAATTAATATAGCCATTAATGGCGCAATTATAAAAGCTGCTAATGTTAACTGCCAATTAACATAAACCATGTAGCCTAAGACTACAATTAACTGCAAAACACTAGGAATAAATTGGTGAAATACTTTGTTAACTACTTCCCCAATGCGGTCAATATCTTCTGTGAGGCGGTAAGATAAATCACCAGTTTTGGCAGCTTCAAAATAGCCTAAACTTAACTTTTGCAAGTGTGCATAAACACTTTTACGCAGATCAAGTGCTATAGCTAACGCAGCTTTTGCCATTAAAGCATCTTGACCGAACTGCACAGCGCCACGCAAAATAAAAACTACCGCAGCAACTCCGGCGATTTGTGCGATCGCATTCACATCTCCCTGTCCAATATACCCCGCAACTCGACCCGCCAACCACGCGATGATTGGCCAAAACACGGTAAATCCTAAAGTACAAGCTAATGCTTGAGCAATTGTCCGCCTCTGTGGACGAAGATAAGGCAGTAATTCCCAATAACTAGAGCGTTGTTT
This portion of the Oculatellaceae cyanobacterium genome encodes:
- a CDS encoding Spy/CpxP family protein refolding chaperone, producing the protein KMDQIRQSERSQMDSILTADQKSRLETAKQNRQDRRQVFESLNLTNEQKTKIDAVRSASRQQMDAILTAEQRQQMQQRRPGGPGGFGGPGGAQPPQ
- a CDS encoding intradiol ring-cleavage dioxygenase — protein: MKKNYRKRISLTSVLNRREVLGFIGGTAAVSIVGCVRGQSASGEPPSSTQTLTEDAISSQDATQTRSSALRAGYANANATTPNCIVRPQQTEGPYFIDEKINRSDIRSDLSDGAVKPGVPLRLIFHVSQIDNRSCTPLSNATVDIWHCDAMGSYSDVSDRRFSTVGQKFLRGYQVTDANGTVEFLTIYPGWYPGRTVHIHFKIRTDSASQGSYEFTSQLYFDDSLTDQIHAQTPYAAKGQRTINNDRDGIFQDNGEQLMLQVTKDAQGYMGTFGIGLQMS
- a CDS encoding ABC transporter ATP-binding protein yields the protein MKQRSSYWELLPYLRPQRRTIAQALACTLGFTVFWPIIAWLAGRVAGYIGQGDVNAIAQIAGVAAVVFILRGAVQFGQDALMAKAALAIALDLRKSVYAHLQKLSLGYFEAAKTGDLSYRLTEDIDRIGEVVNKVFHQFIPSVLQLIVVLGYMVYVNWQLTLAAFIIAPLMAILIGWFGEQLRKFSRRSQNLVSDLASLLTEFFSGIRLVQAFAAEDYALAQFSQEAERNRQAKYNAERLKAIQFPVVGFLEAMSVLLLFLMGGWQISQNNLTGSGFVSYGAAVALLIDPIGLVTSNYNEFKQGEASVDRIFELLAIQPTVVEKNQAITLPQVTGKVEYCNVTFAYYSRANAKNATEDLDHHPTSDLPVLQNLNLLAMPGEMIALVGASGAGKTTLVNLLPRFYDPQAGEILIDGINIKDVTIRSLRRQIGIVPQETILFSGTIAQNIAFGQSEFDIEAVQAAAKIANADQFITQLTQGYYTWVGERGVNLSGGQKQRIAIARAVLLNPRILILDEATSALDSESEALVQEALERIMQDRTVFIIAHRLATVRRADRILVLEKGQIVESGTHDQLLDQAGRYARFYAQQFQQ